A single window of Sphingobacteriales bacterium DNA harbors:
- a CDS encoding DegT/DnrJ/EryC1/StrS family aminotransferase, giving the protein MIPVNTPLLNGNELKYVTECIETGWISSEGPFITKFEAEMALYVDRNYGIAVSNGSAALDIAIKALGLGKDDEVIMPTFTIISPAQSVVSAGAIPVLIDSCEDTWNMDVTQIEQKITHKTKAIIVVHIYGLPVDMDPVIDLCKKYNLYLIEDAAEMHGQTYKGKKCGCFGDISIFSFYPNKHITTGEGGMLVTNNKELADKCKYYRNLCFEINGRRFVHHEIGWNYRMTNLQAALGLAQLEKINYHIIRKREIGNKYLEGLKELKGFQLPLSNTTYADNIFWVFGLVADSEEMKNQIVKKLNDAGIGTRPFFWCMHEQPVFLKMGLLKNECYPVAEKLARNGFYLPSGLGLQNTEIDFVTKIINT; this is encoded by the coding sequence ATGATACCTGTAAATACTCCACTCTTAAACGGAAATGAATTAAAATACGTAACTGAATGTATTGAAACAGGCTGGATATCATCTGAAGGCCCTTTTATTACAAAATTCGAAGCAGAAATGGCTTTATATGTAGATAGAAATTATGGGATCGCTGTATCTAATGGTTCGGCTGCGCTTGATATTGCAATTAAGGCACTTGGGTTAGGGAAAGATGATGAAGTTATAATGCCTACATTTACAATTATATCTCCAGCTCAATCTGTTGTTTCTGCAGGTGCTATTCCTGTATTAATTGACAGCTGTGAAGACACCTGGAACATGGATGTTACTCAAATAGAACAGAAAATAACACATAAGACTAAAGCTATCATAGTTGTACATATTTATGGATTGCCAGTAGATATGGATCCAGTTATTGATTTATGTAAGAAATATAATCTCTATTTAATTGAAGACGCTGCAGAAATGCACGGACAAACATATAAAGGGAAAAAATGCGGTTGTTTTGGAGATATTAGTATTTTTAGTTTCTATCCAAACAAACATATTACTACCGGCGAAGGAGGAATGTTAGTTACGAATAATAAAGAATTAGCAGATAAATGTAAGTACTATAGAAACTTATGTTTTGAAATAAATGGTAGACGATTTGTTCACCACGAAATTGGATGGAATTATAGAATGACCAACTTGCAAGCAGCATTAGGTTTAGCACAACTAGAAAAAATAAATTATCATATTATTAGAAAAAGAGAAATCGGAAATAAATATCTCGAAGGATTGAAAGAATTAAAAGGATTCCAATTGCCACTGTCCAATACAACCTATGCTGATAATATCTTTTGGGTATTTGGATTGGTTGCAGATTCCGAAGAAATGAAAAACCAGATTGTAAAAAAACTCAATGATGCAGGAATTGGAACAAGACCCTTCTTTTGGTGTATGCATGAGCAACCAGTATTTTTAAAGATGGGTCTTTTGAAAAATGAGTGTTACCCAGTTGCTGAGAAATTAGCACGAAATGGATTTTATTTACCAAGTGGATTAGGCTTACAAAATACTGAAATAGATTTTGTGACAAAAATTATAAATACTTAG
- a CDS encoding glycosyltransferase family 4 protein: MNIGIFIKSNNNKLTGGGYSYENKLVELIDKYKFNDCVNIYFIIDKNSLANKFQKKCIGIDYHKIYNSYWTIKKRIIRRIFSLDIFNKIGINNFAITEYDNYYKNEINKILLNNDINTIYFITPGSEDYGVPYISTHWDLGHVSMYAFPEVTANNKFENRERYHRVNLRKSLAIITESKKSIDELIRYENINPERIWEMPMFPSNVVELKIDNRLINDVLNNYNLIKDRFFFYPAQFWAHKNHYTLIVAFSEFLKDKNNADFKLILSGSDAGGNLSYIKDVVSNLGLNNRVIFTGFVDDISIYAFYKSAAALIMPTLLGPTNMPLLEAYYIGCPVICSDLEGHREILENNALYFNPLSWQEILKKMKTILVESERYKYNEQSHEKFNNTMKLLDNILYEIQKVRRLFK, encoded by the coding sequence ATGAACATTGGCATTTTCATAAAAAGTAACAATAATAAATTAACTGGTGGTGGTTATTCTTATGAAAATAAGTTAGTTGAACTGATTGATAAATATAAATTCAATGACTGTGTTAATATTTATTTTATCATAGATAAAAACTCATTAGCTAACAAATTTCAAAAAAAGTGTATTGGAATTGACTATCATAAAATATATAATTCTTATTGGACAATCAAAAAGAGAATTATTAGAAGAATTTTTTCGTTAGATATTTTTAATAAAATTGGCATCAATAATTTTGCAATTACTGAGTATGATAATTATTATAAAAATGAAATTAATAAAATTTTACTTAATAATGATATAAATACAATTTATTTTATTACACCTGGATCGGAAGACTATGGTGTTCCATATATATCAACTCATTGGGATTTAGGACATGTGTCGATGTATGCATTTCCAGAAGTAACAGCAAATAATAAATTTGAAAATAGAGAAAGATACCATAGGGTTAATTTAAGAAAATCACTTGCTATAATTACAGAAAGTAAAAAAAGTATTGATGAACTTATAAGATATGAAAACATAAATCCAGAAAGAATTTGGGAAATGCCCATGTTTCCAAGCAATGTTGTAGAATTGAAAATTGATAATAGATTAATTAATGATGTTTTAAATAATTATAATCTTATCAAAGATAGATTCTTTTTTTACCCTGCACAATTTTGGGCTCACAAAAATCACTATACATTAATTGTTGCATTTAGTGAATTCCTAAAAGATAAAAATAATGCTGATTTCAAATTGATTCTATCTGGTTCCGATGCTGGAGGAAATCTTTCATATATAAAGGATGTTGTAAGTAATCTTGGTCTAAATAATAGAGTTATTTTTACAGGATTTGTAGATGATATATCAATCTATGCATTTTATAAATCGGCGGCAGCATTAATAATGCCAACATTACTTGGGCCAACGAATATGCCTTTATTAGAAGCATATTACATTGGATGTCCTGTAATTTGTTCAGATTTAGAAGGTCATCGAGAAATATTAGAAAATAATGCATTGTATTTTAATCCATTATCTTGGCAAGAAATTCTTAAAAAGATGAAGACAATTTTAGTTGAAAGCGAAAGATATAAATATAATGAACAATCGCATGAAAAATTTAACAATACTATGAAGTTGCTGGATAATATTTTATATGAGATACAAAAAGTTAGAAGATTATTTAAATAA
- a CDS encoding methyltransferase domain-containing protein: MALIYRIKKLLGFDINQLDVEIHKKQSEKVITDYLNNNSEKKLQIGAQGSPMQGWLNVDILPKTKDTAYMDATKKFPIQDNTFDFIFAEHMIEHITFDEAKLMLNECFRTLKPNGVIRLATPNLDNLALLLSDPTKKEHLEYIQFYVEKFYGKEYPNIPALQINKIFYAFHHRFIHNFESLEYLLMSAKFNKIKKCQVYKSENEALKNIEKHANMMGETNNLIETFVVEATK, encoded by the coding sequence ATGGCATTAATATATAGAATAAAAAAATTACTAGGTTTCGATATTAATCAGCTTGATGTAGAAATTCATAAAAAGCAAAGTGAAAAAGTTATAACAGATTATTTGAATAATAACTCAGAAAAGAAACTACAAATTGGAGCACAAGGTTCACCAATGCAAGGTTGGCTAAATGTTGATATCTTACCCAAAACGAAAGATACTGCATACATGGATGCAACAAAGAAGTTTCCTATTCAGGATAATACTTTTGATTTCATCTTTGCAGAGCATATGATTGAACATATTACTTTTGATGAAGCAAAATTAATGTTGAATGAATGTTTTAGAACACTCAAACCGAATGGCGTTATTAGATTAGCAACACCTAATCTTGATAATCTCGCGTTATTATTATCAGATCCAACAAAAAAAGAACATCTAGAATATATACAATTTTATGTTGAGAAGTTTTATGGCAAAGAATATCCAAATATACCTGCATTACAAATAAATAAAATATTTTATGCATTTCATCATCGCTTTATTCACAATTTTGAATCTTTAGAATATCTCTTAATGTCTGCAAAATTTAATAAAATAAAAAAGTGTCAAGTATATAAGAGCGAAAATGAAGCATTAAAGAATATAGAAAAACACGCTAATATGATGGGCGAAACAAATAATTTGATTGAAACTTTTGTAGTAGAAGCAACTAAATAA
- a CDS encoding glycosyltransferase family 2 protein, with product MPEVSIIIPVYNTEKYIGKAIESVLIQKFTDFELILVDDASTDNTYSICKEYAIKDKRIQLYKNEKNLGMMPNWNQALKYITGKYWAKLDADDWWEENFIQDCYNIISNQDNIGMVCGRYIYIDENDNIIPNTEYQLPNEFKNKSTDFIWRVKQGNGLFNPALAQQGNGLIRTEIIQKFGTYTLLPAGDTEFYFRIGAHYNIYFLDKLYHYHRIWSQNFTRTQVIFSGKAEKNLYDVKQAIFDYYYKNKKINMEEYSLFIKENNYEYNKTKIAIFRKEMNYKQFLKSLSENFIQFPFKTIIFYLSRIFNK from the coding sequence ATGCCAGAAGTATCTATCATTATTCCAGTCTATAATACTGAAAAATATATTGGTAAAGCAATCGAATCTGTGCTTATTCAAAAATTTACAGACTTTGAATTAATATTAGTAGATGATGCATCAACAGACAATACTTATTCAATATGTAAAGAGTATGCTATAAAAGATAAAAGAATCCAGTTATATAAAAATGAGAAAAACCTAGGAATGATGCCTAATTGGAATCAAGCATTAAAATATATTACTGGCAAATATTGGGCAAAACTAGATGCAGATGATTGGTGGGAAGAAAATTTTATTCAAGACTGTTATAATATTATATCTAATCAGGATAATATAGGAATGGTTTGTGGAAGATACATTTATATTGATGAAAATGATAATATTATTCCAAATACAGAATATCAGTTACCAAATGAATTTAAAAATAAAAGCACAGATTTTATTTGGAGAGTAAAGCAAGGCAATGGTTTATTTAATCCTGCACTTGCACAACAAGGCAATGGGTTAATCAGAACAGAAATAATTCAAAAATTTGGAACATATACATTATTACCAGCAGGTGATACAGAGTTTTATTTTAGAATTGGTGCGCATTACAATATCTATTTTTTAGATAAATTGTATCATTATCATAGAATATGGAGTCAAAATTTTACTAGAACTCAAGTCATATTTTCAGGTAAAGCAGAAAAAAATCTATATGATGTTAAACAAGCAATATTCGACTATTACTACAAAAATAAGAAGATAAACATGGAAGAATATTCTTTATTTATAAAGGAAAATAATTATGAATACAATAAAACAAAAATTGCAATATTTAGAAAAGAAATGAACTACAAACAATTTTTAAAAAGCTTATCTGAAAATTTCATACAATTTCCATTTAAGACAATTATTTTCTATCTTAGTAGAATATTTAATAAATGA
- a CDS encoding class I SAM-dependent methyltransferase has protein sequence MYKRIRNYLRNRTIIDYVPEIIEEPEFKLLEISSAWKGHDLIIRDLITRFNLKTENCLEFGVEFGFSTVALSSYFDKVIGVDLFTGDIHTSNKKYHYEDTVNRLAPFKNINLIRADYKEYIKNDTQHYNLIHVDIVHTYKDTYDCGLWSAEHSDCTIFHDTESFSDVRDAVYDIAKKTGKKFYNYKKHYGLGIIV, from the coding sequence ATGTATAAAAGAATTAGAAATTATTTAAGAAATAGAACAATTATTGATTATGTACCTGAAATAATTGAAGAGCCAGAGTTTAAATTATTAGAAATCTCGTCTGCATGGAAAGGACATGATTTAATAATAAGAGATTTAATTACTAGATTTAACCTTAAAACAGAAAATTGCTTAGAGTTTGGTGTTGAGTTTGGATTTTCAACGGTAGCTTTATCAAGTTATTTTGATAAAGTTATTGGCGTAGATTTATTTACTGGAGACATACATACTAGCAATAAGAAGTATCATTATGAAGATACAGTAAACCGATTGGCTCCTTTTAAAAATATTAATCTAATTAGAGCAGATTATAAAGAATATATAAAAAATGATACTCAACATTATAATCTTATTCATGTTGATATTGTACACACATACAAAGATACTTACGACTGTGGATTATGGAGTGCTGAGCATAGTGATTGCACTATTTTTCATGATACCGAATCATTCTCAGATGTTAGAGATGCAGTATATGATATTGCAAAAAAAACAGGAAAGAAATTCTATAATTATAAAAAACACTATGGTCTAGGTATAATTGTTTAA
- a CDS encoding glycosyltransferase family 2 protein, which produces MDISIVIINYNTFDLTTKCIESLYQYNNGFEYEIILVDNASIECDANLFKEKFPNIKLIKSKENLGFAGGNNLGISHAIGEYILLLNSDTELIENSIKTSLDFYKSQNNIGALSCKLIFPDGKYQSVAQRFPSIKYKLIELFRIQKFMSKQKAGKLLLGSFFDHNETVEVDWVWGAFFMFKKSLLNELPSNKLNDEYFMYWEDVQWCYNFVQLGYKNYYLATTKIVHKMGGSAGKKNILMEKNEQNFYQKNFNNFKIMMINKLDEWLKI; this is translated from the coding sequence ATGGATATTTCAATAGTCATTATCAACTATAATACTTTTGATTTAACTACAAAGTGCATTGAAAGTTTGTATCAATATAATAATGGATTTGAGTATGAAATTATTTTAGTAGATAACGCTTCTATTGAATGCGATGCAAATTTGTTCAAAGAGAAATTCCCAAATATTAAATTGATTAAATCTAAAGAAAATTTAGGATTTGCAGGTGGAAATAATCTGGGCATTTCTCATGCAATTGGAGAATATATTTTGTTATTAAATAGTGATACAGAATTAATTGAGAATAGCATTAAAACAAGTTTGGATTTTTATAAATCTCAAAATAATATTGGAGCACTATCATGTAAGTTAATTTTCCCAGATGGTAAATATCAATCTGTTGCACAAAGATTCCCTTCGATAAAGTATAAATTAATTGAATTATTTAGAATTCAAAAATTTATGTCCAAACAAAAAGCAGGCAAACTATTGTTGGGTTCATTCTTTGATCACAATGAGACTGTAGAAGTAGATTGGGTTTGGGGTGCATTTTTTATGTTTAAGAAAAGCCTTTTAAATGAATTGCCCAGTAATAAATTGAATGATGAGTATTTTATGTATTGGGAAGATGTACAATGGTGTTACAATTTTGTACAATTAGGATATAAAAATTACTATCTTGCAACAACAAAAATAGTACATAAAATGGGAGGCAGTGCAGGAAAGAAAAATATTCTGATGGAGAAGAATGAACAAAACTTTTATCAAAAAAATTTCAATAATTTTAAAATAATGATGATTAATAAATTAGATGAATGGCTGAAGATATAA
- a CDS encoding glycosyltransferase family 2 protein, whose translation MAEDINLSIIIPTKNRPEILKQTLEQILIAIENTNITVFVINDGNSLTNKIISTQIEYHKNPKNGVSVARNYGASLAKTEWLLFLDDDMWITEQTIDAFNIVMNQDDNNSVYCLNWEYPKQLNIQLKKSKIGRYILNADYNTMKGRISKKLIWNNTFEKISGIGSGSLLISKSIFNKINGYNESIIFQGEDIDLSNKLKKCNIELKAYTPVTCFHNQQDRVDINGYLDREYRGYISQKYAEKEGIIEISKAKSTAKDIIYNSFVPFEKILILLYKLLPNITSIDFITFRLIGILSSIQKIKAYK comes from the coding sequence ATGGCTGAAGATATAAATCTAAGTATAATAATTCCAACAAAAAATCGTCCTGAGATACTAAAACAAACTTTAGAGCAGATTCTTATTGCTATTGAAAATACAAACATTACTGTATTTGTAATTAATGATGGAAATTCACTTACTAATAAAATTATATCTACACAAATTGAATATCATAAAAATCCAAAAAATGGTGTTTCTGTAGCAAGAAATTATGGAGCTTCATTGGCAAAAACAGAATGGCTTCTATTCTTAGACGATGATATGTGGATTACTGAACAAACTATAGATGCATTTAATATCGTAATGAATCAAGATGACAATAACTCAGTTTATTGTCTAAATTGGGAATATCCAAAGCAACTTAATATACAACTTAAAAAGAGCAAAATAGGCAGATATATATTAAATGCAGATTATAATACAATGAAAGGTAGAATTTCAAAGAAATTGATTTGGAATAATACATTTGAAAAGATTAGTGGTATTGGTAGTGGTTCTCTACTAATAAGTAAATCAATATTTAATAAAATAAATGGATACAACGAATCTATTATATTTCAAGGAGAGGATATTGATTTATCTAATAAGCTAAAAAAATGTAATATTGAATTAAAAGCATATACACCAGTTACTTGCTTTCATAATCAACAAGATAGGGTTGATATTAATGGTTATTTAGATAGAGAGTACAGAGGGTATATAAGTCAGAAATATGCTGAAAAAGAAGGAATTATTGAAATTTCTAAGGCAAAATCTACAGCTAAAGATATAATATATAACTCTTTCGTTCCTTTCGAAAAAATATTAATATTATTATATAAGTTGCTTCCAAATATTACTTCCATAGATTTTATCACATTTCGTTTAATTGGTATTTTGTCTTCAATTCAAAAAATTAAAGCATATAAGTAA
- the rffA gene encoding dTDP-4-amino-4,6-dideoxygalactose transaminase: MIPFNKPYFTGKETKYIEEAVAKGKISGDGFFTKKCHEYFENKYGFKKCLLTTSCTDALEMAAILLNIKDGDEVIAPSYTFVSTVNAFVLRGAKIIFADSHSDNPNIDEDQIEQLISPKTKAIIVVHYAGIACNMDKIMDIAKKNNLFIVEDAAQAIDSFYTNKLGKKIPLGSIGHLGTFSFHETKNIISGEGGMLVINDEQFIERAEIIREKGTNRTKFFRGEVDKYSWVDMGSSFLPSEIIAAFLYAQLENLDDIQNRRKEIWNYYYGILKPLEEKGIIQLPIIPDFATNNAHMFYFICKNLEERTALINYLKENNIWAVFHYLSLHESEFYKKECQGSALPNANKYTDCLIRLPFFYELKNEQIDYITRKIFDFYGIDFIF, from the coding sequence ATGATTCCATTTAATAAACCATATTTTACAGGTAAAGAAACTAAATATATTGAAGAAGCAGTTGCAAAAGGTAAAATTTCAGGAGATGGTTTTTTTACAAAAAAATGTCATGAATATTTTGAAAACAAATACGGATTTAAGAAATGCTTACTTACCACATCATGTACGGATGCATTAGAAATGGCTGCAATACTATTGAATATTAAAGATGGCGATGAAGTGATAGCACCATCTTATACCTTCGTTAGTACTGTAAATGCATTTGTACTTAGAGGAGCAAAAATTATATTCGCAGATTCACATTCAGATAATCCAAATATAGATGAAGATCAGATTGAACAACTGATTTCGCCTAAAACCAAAGCAATAATTGTAGTACACTATGCAGGAATTGCTTGCAATATGGACAAGATAATGGACATTGCCAAGAAAAATAATTTATTTATTGTAGAAGATGCTGCTCAAGCCATAGATAGTTTTTATACAAACAAATTAGGTAAAAAAATACCATTAGGTAGCATAGGACATTTAGGTACATTTTCTTTTCATGAAACAAAAAATATTATTTCAGGAGAAGGTGGAATGCTTGTAATAAATGATGAACAATTTATTGAGAGAGCAGAAATTATTAGAGAGAAAGGAACAAATCGAACAAAATTCTTTAGAGGTGAAGTAGATAAATATAGTTGGGTCGATATGGGAAGTTCATTTCTTCCTTCAGAAATTATAGCAGCATTTTTATATGCACAATTAGAAAACTTAGATGATATACAAAATAGAAGAAAAGAAATTTGGAATTATTATTATGGGATATTAAAACCATTAGAAGAAAAAGGAATTATACAATTACCAATTATTCCTGACTTTGCAACGAACAATGCACATATGTTTTATTTTATATGCAAGAATTTAGAAGAAAGAACAGCATTAATTAATTATTTAAAAGAAAATAATATTTGGGCAGTATTTCATTATCTATCCTTACATGAATCAGAGTTTTATAAGAAAGAGTGTCAAGGTAGCGCACTTCCCAATGCAAATAAATACACAGATTGCTTAATAAGATTGCCATTTTTCTACGAATTAAAAAATGAACAAATAGATTATATTACAAGGAAAATTTTTGATTTTTATGGAATTGATTTTATTTTCTAA